In a genomic window of Halorussus salilacus:
- a CDS encoding class I SAM-dependent DNA methyltransferase, translating to MSENLYAEHPEVYDALYARKDYDAETEFVVSRFEGRTETDGARPETGDRRALVVGCGTGEHAKRLRDAGFEVLGVDKYPAMVERARTKSDAEFRVGTLPDLPVEGAFDLAWLPFTVVNHLRPDELAESLRAVADRLAAGGVLVFDEIATRGEGTGPRLKTYPADEGTYARLTHVHEVGDSEYRWDSLVFTPDGEFFVDTHRLTDYDPEYLAGVCDALGLSVETYGWYDETAEPGEGGLFTFVAR from the coding sequence ATGAGCGAGAACCTCTACGCCGAGCATCCCGAGGTGTACGACGCCCTCTACGCCCGGAAGGACTACGACGCGGAGACCGAATTCGTGGTCTCGCGGTTCGAGGGCCGGACCGAGACCGACGGCGCGCGACCGGAGACCGGCGACAGGCGGGCGCTGGTGGTCGGCTGTGGCACCGGCGAGCACGCGAAGCGACTCCGAGACGCCGGGTTCGAGGTCCTCGGCGTGGACAAGTACCCCGCGATGGTCGAGCGCGCCCGGACCAAGTCCGACGCCGAGTTCCGGGTCGGGACGCTCCCGGACCTCCCGGTCGAAGGGGCCTTCGACCTCGCGTGGCTCCCCTTCACGGTCGTCAACCACCTGCGGCCGGACGAACTCGCCGAGAGCCTGCGCGCGGTCGCCGACCGCCTCGCGGCGGGCGGCGTCCTCGTCTTCGACGAGATAGCGACCCGCGGGGAGGGGACCGGACCGCGCCTCAAGACCTACCCCGCCGACGAGGGGACCTACGCCCGCCTGACCCACGTCCACGAGGTGGGAGATTCGGAGTACCGCTGGGACTCGCTGGTGTTCACGCCCGACGGCGAGTTCTTCGTCGACACCCACCGGCTGACCGACTACGACCCCGAGTACCTCGCGGGGGTCTGCGACGCGCTGGGGCTGTCGGTCGAGACGTACGGCTGGTACGACGAGACCGCCGAACCCGGTGAGGGCGGCCTGTTCACGTTCGTGGCCCGGTGA
- a CDS encoding MutS-related protein produces the protein MRLEEYWGVGPKTSERLESALGTERAVEAIESGEVRALVSAGLPRGRATRILRRANGGEGMSVLSTRDARSVYKDLVGVASDYAVTEAAADRIRVLTPLLSREAAEQRLDAVTAATESWTGLDEGVRRDVLGAFEEFAEDDRIGEEEAAARTALALREAGASGGAFEAVADIDRDALESAASALADLDGGDVARGVDGELDSLRDALDSVEALSADSLDAMEEIREEARAGAEFSEVVVDYVASETDAGFRRVRDATPEEAADAADFVSATFRNLAADLREAVEERERSVARRLRGRIAENREAVDAAREAVDDLAFHLSLARFAADFDLARPAFVENGFAVDRARNVALEAGGEEVQPVTYAIGDHGLSTDEPTASDWSDAVGAPPDGDRVAVLTGANSGGKTTLLETLCQVALLAQMGLPVPAARAEVSISDDIVFHRRHASFNAGVLESTLRSIVPPLTEGEDTLMLVDEFEAITEPGSAADLLHGLVRLTVDRGALGVFVTHLADDLKPLPEKARKDGIFAEGLDDDLELEVDYQPRFGTVGKSTPEFIVSRLLAGADGRAERAGFETLARAVGEEAVQRTLDDWSPEAAAED, from the coding sequence ATGCGACTGGAGGAGTACTGGGGGGTCGGACCCAAGACGAGCGAACGACTCGAATCGGCGCTCGGGACCGAGCGCGCGGTCGAGGCCATCGAGTCCGGCGAGGTCCGGGCGCTGGTCTCGGCGGGCTTGCCCCGCGGTCGGGCCACCCGCATCCTCCGACGCGCGAACGGCGGCGAGGGGATGTCGGTGCTCTCGACCCGCGACGCCCGGTCGGTGTACAAGGACCTCGTGGGCGTCGCGAGCGACTACGCCGTGACCGAGGCCGCGGCCGACCGCATCCGGGTGCTGACCCCGCTGCTCTCGCGGGAGGCCGCCGAGCAGCGACTCGACGCGGTGACGGCCGCCACCGAGTCGTGGACCGGACTCGACGAGGGCGTCCGCCGGGACGTGCTCGGCGCGTTCGAGGAGTTCGCCGAGGACGACCGCATCGGCGAGGAGGAGGCCGCGGCCCGCACCGCGCTCGCGCTCCGGGAGGCGGGCGCGTCGGGCGGGGCGTTCGAGGCGGTCGCCGACATCGACCGCGACGCGCTCGAATCCGCGGCGTCGGCGCTCGCCGACCTCGACGGCGGCGACGTCGCCCGGGGCGTCGACGGCGAACTCGACTCGCTCCGGGACGCCCTCGATTCGGTCGAGGCGCTGTCGGCCGACTCGCTCGACGCGATGGAGGAGATACGCGAGGAGGCCCGCGCCGGAGCGGAGTTCTCGGAGGTGGTGGTCGACTACGTCGCGAGCGAGACCGACGCCGGGTTCCGGCGCGTCCGGGACGCCACCCCCGAGGAGGCCGCCGACGCCGCCGACTTCGTGAGCGCCACCTTCCGGAACCTCGCGGCCGACCTCCGGGAGGCCGTCGAGGAGCGCGAGCGCTCGGTCGCCCGGCGGCTCCGGGGCCGCATCGCCGAGAACCGCGAGGCCGTCGACGCCGCGCGCGAGGCGGTCGACGACCTCGCCTTCCACCTCTCGCTCGCCCGGTTCGCCGCCGACTTCGACCTCGCCCGGCCCGCGTTCGTCGAGAACGGCTTCGCGGTCGACCGGGCCCGGAACGTCGCCCTCGAAGCGGGCGGCGAGGAGGTCCAGCCGGTGACCTACGCCATCGGGGACCACGGCCTCTCGACCGACGAGCCGACCGCGTCGGACTGGTCCGACGCGGTCGGCGCGCCGCCCGACGGCGACCGCGTGGCGGTCCTGACCGGCGCGAACTCCGGGGGGAAGACGACCCTGCTCGAAACGCTGTGTCAGGTCGCCCTGCTCGCCCAGATGGGCCTGCCGGTCCCGGCCGCGCGCGCGGAGGTCTCCATCTCCGACGACATCGTGTTCCACCGCAGGCACGCGAGCTTCAACGCGGGCGTGCTCGAATCGACCCTCCGGAGCATCGTCCCGCCGCTGACCGAGGGCGAGGACACCCTGATGCTGGTCGACGAGTTCGAGGCCATCACCGAGCCCGGGAGCGCCGCCGACCTGCTCCACGGCCTCGTGCGCCTGACGGTCGACCGGGGCGCGCTCGGGGTGTTCGTGACCCACCTCGCCGACGACCTCAAGCCCCTGCCCGAGAAGGCACGCAAGGACGGCATCTTCGCCGAGGGGCTGGACGACGACCTCGAACTGGAGGTCGACTACCAGCCGCGGTTCGGCACGGTCGGCAAGTCCACGCCCGAGTTCATCGTCTCGCGCCTGCTCGCGGGAGCCGACGGCCGGGCCGAGCGCGCCGGGTTCGAGACGCTCGCCCGCGCCGTCGGCGAGGAAGCCGTCCAGCGCACCCTCGACGACTGGTCGCCCGAGGCGGCCGCAGAGGACTGA
- a CDS encoding cupin domain-containing protein, producing the protein MEKVSVEDVENERNPLEVHGVRKPVSRALGTDHFAMNYFELAPGESFSGGLHRHNDQEEVFYVESGTATFEVGLDREEVAVESGELIRFPPGEFQKGYNDHEETVEGWALGAPGATHDWDELQSRAFCPDCEAERTHDVALSEGAFELTCTDCGTSQG; encoded by the coding sequence ATGGAGAAAGTCTCCGTCGAGGACGTAGAGAACGAGCGGAACCCGCTGGAGGTCCACGGCGTTCGCAAGCCGGTCTCTCGCGCGCTCGGGACCGACCACTTCGCGATGAACTACTTCGAACTCGCCCCCGGCGAATCGTTCTCGGGTGGTCTCCACCGGCACAACGACCAGGAGGAGGTGTTCTACGTCGAGTCGGGAACCGCGACCTTCGAGGTCGGACTCGACCGCGAGGAGGTCGCGGTCGAGTCCGGAGAGCTGATTCGGTTCCCGCCGGGCGAGTTCCAGAAGGGGTACAACGACCACGAGGAGACGGTCGAGGGGTGGGCGCTCGGCGCGCCGGGCGCGACCCACGACTGGGACGAACTCCAGTCGCGGGCGTTCTGTCCCGACTGCGAAGCCGAGCGCACCCACGACGTCGCGCTCTCGGAGGGAGCGTTCGAACTGACGTGTACCGACTGCGGGACCTCGCAGGGGTGA
- a CDS encoding GAF domain-containing protein, whose amino-acid sequence MLQEPGVDGSRRGKSRRALYVGDSERARRVVDATDSNGLASATGAADALARLESEPVDCVVAEADLPDADGAEFLDAVGELFPGVARLLVGDSVSDAPEGAGFVAGQPTVDLPARLTRRVERAVERSEAARARQRYTDGFETLVEASPDAMVIIDEDCEVVFANPAIERVFGYDPASVVGESAEKLLCERVHEDLRETTRELRDDEGRVERDYVELPGRHRDGREIPLAVSFRETVRGARHYFSCIVRDVSGRKRLEERLGAEKRKTRELHEVAVMLEECETAEEVCRLAVETAEQLLEFDLAAVDVVEDGELVPQAVSKGVPTDGYYTTTPLDADDNLAARAYRAGRTIRTADLHDEGVNPAASGYRSALTVPMQGQGVFQAVSKDVGSFGESDRELAELLVAHVTQALRRIKSEEALEAERDRFAALFENVPEPIADYEFRDGEPIVRSVNEAFEAVFGYDAEEAVGRSLDDLITPENERGEAERLNERVRTGERVDAEVRREADDGVRTFLLRNAEVSGSHGNYVIYTDITEQKEREERHRSMTEDVLDNTDVGIFVLDDEFDVAWVNRSVERYFGLDREQILGRDKQTLIEEQIRDAVEDDEQFVETVTATYDDNTYVEEFTCHVLPGEGRRERHLQHLSQPIESGLYEGGRVELYYDVTERVEREEMLDTLNKATKELMAAESQRDISDTAVETVREVLDLPHSTVFRWNEDEEVLETFSIPEETTDEFGDPPTFEPGEGLVGTAFEEGRVSVWNDAQDDPRAHEEGNDSIRGFGVLPLGEWGAMTIISQQTGTFDEYKIDLARVLAANTEVALNRAAREEELADQRGQLAELDRINEVIRDIDQLLVRASTREEIERGVCERLAESAHYKFAWTGEATTRRDRIEPTASAGNDDGYLEEVTLPVDHDELGTGPAGRAVQSGETEVVSNIPEAELFEPWREQALERGFESMAAIPLRYRDTVYGALCVYADRPNAFDDREAAVLAELGETIGHAINAVENKRALLSDDVVEIEFSVHDGDGYFARVAREEECSFSLEGLTMTSDGSFVYFMTADGIDLDRVRESADAADDIESVRVVNKHEDGHLFEFVYTGPSPLPALVDHGGTLREATFDESGGRSVVELPRNADVRSVVESIVGIVPGAEVVAQRERQRPERTVQEFRTSLEDELTDRQRSALEAAFYAGFFEWPRESTGEEVSESLGVSAPTFHQHLRVGERKLLASFLDE is encoded by the coding sequence ATGTTGCAGGAACCGGGGGTGGACGGTTCGCGGCGGGGGAAATCGAGACGAGCGCTGTACGTCGGCGACTCCGAGCGCGCGAGGCGGGTCGTCGACGCGACCGACTCGAACGGGCTGGCGAGCGCGACCGGCGCGGCCGACGCGCTCGCCCGCCTCGAATCGGAACCGGTCGACTGCGTCGTCGCGGAGGCCGACCTACCCGACGCCGACGGAGCCGAGTTCCTGGACGCGGTCGGCGAACTGTTTCCGGGGGTCGCCCGGCTACTCGTCGGCGACTCGGTGAGCGACGCCCCGGAGGGGGCCGGGTTCGTGGCCGGACAGCCGACCGTCGACCTGCCCGCGCGGCTGACCCGCCGCGTGGAGCGGGCCGTCGAGCGAAGCGAGGCGGCCCGCGCCCGGCAACGGTACACCGACGGCTTCGAGACGCTGGTCGAGGCGTCGCCCGATGCCATGGTCATCATCGACGAGGACTGTGAGGTCGTGTTCGCCAACCCCGCGATAGAGCGGGTGTTCGGCTACGACCCGGCGTCGGTCGTCGGGGAGTCGGCCGAGAAGCTACTGTGCGAGCGCGTTCACGAGGACCTCCGCGAGACGACCCGCGAGTTGCGCGACGACGAGGGGCGGGTCGAGCGCGACTACGTCGAACTCCCCGGCCGACACCGCGACGGCCGCGAGATTCCGCTGGCCGTCTCGTTCAGGGAGACGGTTCGCGGGGCCAGACACTACTTCTCGTGTATCGTCCGCGACGTGAGCGGGCGCAAGCGACTCGAAGAGCGACTGGGGGCCGAAAAGCGAAAGACCAGAGAGCTCCATGAGGTCGCGGTCATGCTGGAGGAGTGCGAGACCGCCGAGGAGGTGTGTCGGCTGGCGGTCGAAACCGCCGAACAGCTGCTGGAGTTCGACCTCGCTGCGGTCGACGTGGTCGAGGACGGCGAACTCGTCCCGCAGGCCGTCTCGAAGGGCGTCCCCACCGACGGTTACTACACCACCACGCCGCTCGACGCCGACGACAATCTCGCCGCCCGCGCCTACCGGGCGGGTCGGACCATCCGGACCGCCGACCTCCACGACGAGGGCGTGAACCCGGCCGCGAGCGGCTATCGGTCGGCGCTGACCGTGCCGATGCAGGGTCAGGGCGTGTTCCAAGCGGTCTCGAAGGACGTGGGGTCGTTCGGCGAGAGCGACCGCGAACTCGCGGAGTTACTGGTGGCCCACGTCACGCAGGCGCTCAGGCGAATCAAGTCCGAGGAGGCCCTAGAGGCCGAGCGCGACCGGTTCGCCGCGCTGTTCGAGAACGTGCCCGAACCCATCGCCGACTACGAGTTCCGCGACGGAGAACCCATCGTCCGGTCGGTCAACGAGGCGTTCGAGGCGGTGTTCGGCTACGACGCCGAGGAGGCGGTCGGTCGGTCGCTCGACGACCTCATCACGCCGGAGAACGAGCGCGGGGAGGCCGAGCGACTCAACGAGCGCGTCCGGACCGGCGAGCGGGTCGACGCGGAGGTCCGCCGCGAGGCCGACGACGGGGTCCGGACCTTCCTGCTGCGGAACGCCGAGGTGTCGGGCAGTCACGGCAACTACGTCATCTACACCGACATCACCGAGCAGAAAGAGCGCGAGGAGCGCCACCGCTCGATGACCGAGGACGTGCTCGACAACACCGACGTGGGGATATTCGTCCTCGACGACGAGTTCGACGTGGCGTGGGTCAATCGGTCGGTCGAGCGCTACTTCGGGCTCGACCGCGAGCAGATACTCGGGCGGGACAAGCAGACCCTCATCGAGGAACAGATTCGGGACGCGGTCGAGGACGACGAGCAGTTCGTCGAGACGGTCACGGCGACCTACGACGACAACACCTACGTCGAGGAGTTCACCTGTCACGTCCTCCCCGGCGAGGGGCGGCGCGAGCGCCACCTCCAGCATCTCAGCCAGCCCATCGAGTCGGGGCTGTACGAGGGCGGTCGCGTGGAGCTGTACTACGACGTGACCGAGCGCGTCGAGCGCGAGGAGATGCTCGACACGCTCAACAAGGCGACCAAGGAGCTGATGGCCGCCGAGAGCCAGCGCGACATCAGCGACACGGCGGTCGAGACGGTCCGAGAGGTGCTGGACCTTCCCCACTCGACCGTCTTCCGGTGGAACGAGGACGAGGAGGTGCTCGAGACGTTCAGCATCCCTGAGGAGACCACCGACGAGTTCGGGGACCCGCCGACCTTCGAGCCCGGGGAGGGACTCGTCGGGACCGCGTTCGAGGAGGGCCGCGTGAGCGTCTGGAACGACGCCCAAGACGACCCGCGGGCCCACGAGGAGGGTAACGACTCCATCCGCGGGTTCGGCGTCCTCCCGCTCGGCGAGTGGGGTGCGATGACGATCATCTCCCAGCAGACCGGTACCTTCGACGAGTACAAGATCGACCTCGCGCGGGTGCTGGCGGCCAACACCGAGGTCGCGCTCAACCGCGCCGCTCGCGAGGAGGAACTGGCCGACCAGCGCGGCCAGTTGGCCGAACTCGACCGCATCAACGAGGTCATCCGCGACATCGACCAGCTGCTGGTCCGGGCCTCGACACGCGAGGAGATAGAGCGGGGGGTCTGCGAGCGCCTCGCGGAGTCGGCCCACTACAAGTTCGCGTGGACCGGCGAGGCGACGACCCGCCGCGACCGAATCGAGCCGACAGCGTCGGCGGGCAACGACGACGGCTACCTCGAAGAGGTGACCCTCCCGGTCGACCACGACGAACTCGGCACGGGACCGGCCGGGCGCGCGGTCCAGTCCGGCGAGACCGAGGTCGTCTCGAACATCCCGGAGGCGGAACTGTTCGAACCGTGGCGCGAGCAGGCGCTCGAACGCGGGTTCGAGTCGATGGCCGCCATCCCGCTTCGCTACCGCGACACCGTGTACGGCGCGCTCTGCGTGTACGCCGACCGACCGAACGCGTTCGACGACCGCGAGGCCGCGGTGCTCGCGGAACTCGGCGAGACCATCGGCCACGCCATCAACGCGGTCGAGAACAAGCGGGCGTTGCTGTCCGACGACGTGGTCGAGATCGAGTTCTCCGTCCACGACGGCGACGGCTACTTCGCCCGGGTCGCTCGCGAGGAGGAGTGTTCGTTCTCGCTCGAAGGCCTGACCATGACCTCCGACGGCTCGTTCGTCTACTTCATGACCGCCGACGGAATCGACCTCGACCGCGTCCGCGAGAGCGCCGACGCCGCAGACGACATCGAGAGCGTGCGAGTCGTCAACAAGCACGAGGACGGCCACCTGTTCGAGTTCGTCTACACCGGGCCGTCACCGCTCCCGGCGCTGGTCGACCACGGCGGGACGCTCCGAGAGGCGACGTTCGACGAGAGCGGCGGCCGCAGCGTCGTGGAACTCCCCCGGAACGCCGACGTGCGGTCGGTCGTCGAGTCCATCGTCGGCATCGTTCCGGGCGCGGAAGTGGTCGCCCAGCGCGAGCGCCAGCGGCCCGAGCGGACGGTCCAGGAGTTCCGGACCTCGCTCGAAGACGAACTCACCGACCGCCAGCGGTCGGCGCTGGAGGCGGCCTTCTACGCCGGGTTCTTCGAGTGGCCCCGCGAGAGCACGGGCGAGGAGGTCTCAGAGTCGCTGGGCGTCTCCGCGCCGACCTTCCACCAGCACCTCCGGGTGGGCGAGCGGAAGCTGCTCGCGTCGTTCCTCGACGAGTGA
- a CDS encoding NAD-dependent epimerase/dehydratase family protein produces MTETETVLVTGGTGFIGSYVAEDLVEAGHDVVAYDLSTDDRILEKLGVADNVEVVRGDITDPTSVTRAVRESGATRIVHLAALLTTLARENPRGAAEVNVMGTNNVFEAARTLDDQVERVAWASSAAVYAPPTNYDTEWVDEEDLVYPDTLYGATKEYNEHQAKVYFEDHDVSHVGLRPTVAYGPYRETGGSAFLANIIEKPALGEPFSVEYGDQVIDWQYVRDIAQAFRKAAFAPEAHLSQRIYNVRGEVATIREAAETVEGIVPDADVEVSDEGELPWTQKLDMTDAQADLGYEPDFDLETGFREYIDVLREENGLEPLE; encoded by the coding sequence ATGACCGAGACAGAGACGGTACTCGTCACGGGCGGCACCGGATTCATCGGCTCGTACGTCGCAGAGGACCTCGTCGAGGCGGGCCACGACGTGGTGGCCTACGACCTCTCGACCGACGACCGCATCCTCGAAAAGCTCGGGGTCGCCGACAACGTCGAAGTCGTCCGGGGCGACATCACCGACCCGACGAGCGTGACGCGGGCGGTCCGGGAGTCGGGCGCGACCCGCATCGTCCACCTCGCGGCGCTGCTCACGACCCTCGCCCGCGAGAACCCCCGCGGCGCGGCCGAGGTCAACGTCATGGGCACCAACAACGTCTTCGAGGCCGCCCGCACCCTCGACGATCAGGTCGAGCGCGTGGCGTGGGCGTCCTCGGCCGCGGTGTACGCCCCGCCCACCAACTACGACACCGAGTGGGTAGACGAGGAGGACCTCGTCTACCCCGACACCCTCTACGGCGCGACCAAGGAGTACAACGAGCATCAGGCGAAGGTGTACTTCGAGGACCACGACGTGAGCCACGTCGGCCTGCGCCCGACGGTCGCCTACGGTCCGTATCGGGAGACCGGCGGGTCGGCGTTCCTCGCGAACATAATCGAGAAGCCCGCGCTCGGCGAGCCCTTCTCGGTCGAGTACGGCGACCAGGTCATCGACTGGCAGTACGTCCGGGACATCGCTCAGGCGTTCCGGAAGGCGGCGTTCGCGCCCGAGGCCCACCTGAGCCAGCGCATCTACAACGTCCGGGGCGAGGTCGCGACCATCCGGGAGGCCGCCGAGACCGTCGAGGGCATCGTCCCCGACGCCGACGTCGAGGTCAGCGACGAGGGCGAACTCCCGTGGACCCAGAAGCTCGACATGACCGACGCGCAGGCCGACCTGGGCTACGAGCCGGATTTCGACCTCGAAACCGGATTCCGCGAGTACATCGACGTGCTCCGCGAGGAGAACGGACTCGAACCGCTGGAGTAG
- a CDS encoding cytochrome P450 produces the protein MSSADPRGIQAFPDELRGRESWLEPFDWYREMRDERPVRYDPERRSWDAFRYEDVKAILDDDETFSVDPRNADDFVEPERPGEGLIFDTMLFQDPPRHDDLRSVVEEAFRPRALGDLEPRIRELATDLLDDAVGRDGGEMDVVTDLAYPLPVTVIAELLGVPADDRDRFKAWSDALVAAASDDDEESAAVAERQQEAQQEMAFYFLELIEERREDPRDDLVTRIATAELDDGERLSREEALGMCILLLVAGNITTTNLITNAVRCFANHDLFDSLRGDDAALKPALEEVLRYRSPVQAMTRIATTDVTMRGESIEAGDRIVVWLGSANRDERRFDDADAFVPDRSPNQHLGFGHGTHYCLGAPLARLEASVALSALVDRLDDVRLADTELRPTRSSFIYGVESLPIRYEVGGE, from the coding sequence ATGAGCTCAGCAGACCCGCGGGGGATTCAGGCGTTCCCCGACGAGCTACGGGGCCGAGAGTCGTGGCTGGAACCGTTCGACTGGTATCGGGAGATGCGCGACGAACGCCCGGTCAGATACGACCCCGAGCGCCGGTCGTGGGACGCGTTCCGGTACGAGGACGTGAAGGCGATACTGGACGACGACGAGACGTTCTCGGTCGACCCTCGCAACGCCGACGACTTCGTGGAGCCCGAGCGCCCGGGCGAGGGTCTCATCTTCGATACGATGCTGTTTCAGGACCCGCCGCGCCACGACGACCTCCGGAGCGTCGTCGAGGAGGCGTTCCGACCGCGCGCGCTCGGGGACCTCGAACCCCGGATTCGGGAACTGGCGACCGACCTGCTCGACGATGCGGTCGGCCGAGACGGCGGAGAGATGGACGTGGTGACCGACCTCGCGTACCCGCTTCCGGTGACCGTCATCGCGGAGCTGTTGGGCGTTCCGGCCGACGACCGCGACCGATTCAAGGCGTGGTCGGACGCCCTCGTCGCGGCCGCGAGCGACGACGACGAGGAGTCGGCGGCGGTCGCCGAGCGCCAGCAGGAGGCCCAGCAGGAGATGGCGTTCTACTTCCTGGAACTGATAGAGGAGCGCCGCGAGGACCCCCGCGACGACCTCGTGACCCGAATCGCGACCGCCGAACTCGACGACGGGGAGCGCCTCTCTCGCGAGGAGGCGCTCGGGATGTGCATCCTCCTGCTCGTCGCGGGCAACATCACGACGACGAACCTGATAACCAACGCGGTCCGGTGTTTCGCGAACCACGACCTGTTCGACTCGCTCCGGGGCGACGACGCCGCGCTGAAGCCAGCGCTCGAAGAGGTCCTGCGCTACCGCTCGCCCGTGCAGGCGATGACGCGCATCGCGACCACCGACGTGACGATGCGGGGCGAGTCTATCGAGGCGGGCGACCGAATCGTCGTCTGGCTCGGGTCGGCGAACCGCGACGAGCGCCGGTTCGACGACGCCGACGCGTTCGTCCCCGACCGGTCGCCGAACCAGCACCTCGGGTTCGGCCACGGCACCCACTACTGTCTGGGCGCCCCGCTCGCGCGCCTCGAAGCCTCGGTCGCGCTGTCGGCGCTCGTCGACCGCCTCGACGACGTTCGACTCGCGGATACCGAGCTTCGACCGACCCGAAGCTCGTTCATCTACGGGGTCGAGTCGCTCCCGATTCGGTACGAGGTCGGCGGCGAGTAG
- a CDS encoding thiamine pyrophosphate-binding protein — protein MTETSEALVAELEALGVEYVFGYPGGRVIELLDELPDSDVDVVRPRDEREGSVMAEVYGRLTQSPGVLAGQGPWIGSLGTIGQMEARLSSSPMVVLTEASERGDYSTLAPYQQARGDYGGLNLPKILDGVTKEHWFPRSPTETLRSVQLAFKHATAGRPGPTAVILDGDAVTEEVPEDPIPPVWDADEQVRNWDAAPTDSDVADAAAALGDAERPAVIAGNGVHAAQAYDELEAVAEAYDAVVVTSYLGKSTIPETHDLAGGVIGSFGHEGANRVVSEADALLVVGCRMNPMDTNWQAPSFIRPDEQTIIHADVDTRNAGWVYPADVGLIGDAAESLRALADVAPDGHARSSASEDADDRASDWPRGRAAEARESFSVPACDSDASPVKPQRAVKEIERVVDEDTIVTADSGNNRFWLLNYLQTPGVRTYFGSGGVGGMGWATPAAVSAAITTDKDVVGVAGDGGFAMTMTSVETAVEQGVAPTFVVLNDTSLGMVRQMQDGEGDIAGVEFHDTDFVTVAEGFGAEGRRATTPDELRAALEEGTDADVPTVIDVRIDREEDMAEQLQSSFYAEVGGLHE, from the coding sequence ATGACCGAGACCAGCGAGGCACTCGTCGCCGAACTCGAAGCGTTGGGCGTCGAGTACGTCTTCGGCTACCCCGGCGGGCGGGTCATCGAACTCCTCGACGAACTCCCCGACTCCGACGTCGACGTGGTCCGCCCGCGCGACGAGCGCGAGGGGAGCGTGATGGCCGAGGTGTACGGCCGACTCACCCAGAGTCCGGGCGTGCTGGCCGGACAGGGACCGTGGATCGGCAGTCTCGGCACCATCGGACAGATGGAGGCCCGCCTGTCGTCGTCGCCGATGGTCGTCCTCACGGAGGCCAGCGAGCGCGGTGACTACTCGACGCTCGCGCCCTACCAGCAAGCGAGAGGCGACTACGGCGGTCTGAACCTCCCCAAAATCTTGGACGGCGTGACCAAGGAACACTGGTTCCCGCGCTCGCCGACCGAGACCCTCCGGAGCGTCCAGTTGGCGTTCAAGCACGCCACCGCGGGGCGTCCCGGCCCGACCGCGGTCATTCTGGACGGCGACGCCGTCACCGAGGAGGTCCCCGAGGACCCGATACCGCCGGTCTGGGACGCCGACGAGCAGGTCCGAAACTGGGACGCCGCGCCCACCGACTCCGACGTGGCCGACGCCGCGGCGGCGCTCGGCGACGCCGAGCGCCCCGCGGTGATTGCCGGGAACGGTGTCCACGCCGCGCAGGCCTACGACGAACTCGAAGCGGTCGCCGAGGCCTACGACGCGGTGGTCGTGACCTCCTACCTCGGCAAGTCCACGATTCCCGAGACTCACGACCTCGCGGGCGGGGTCATCGGCTCGTTCGGCCACGAGGGCGCGAACCGGGTCGTGAGCGAGGCCGACGCCCTGCTCGTGGTGGGGTGTCGGATGAACCCGATGGACACCAACTGGCAGGCCCCCTCGTTCATCCGGCCCGACGAGCAGACCATCATCCACGCCGACGTCGACACCCGGAACGCGGGATGGGTCTACCCCGCCGACGTGGGCCTCATCGGCGACGCGGCCGAGAGCCTGCGGGCGCTCGCCGACGTAGCTCCGGACGGACACGCGCGGTCGTCGGCGTCCGAGGACGCCGACGACCGCGCGAGCGACTGGCCACGGGGCCGGGCCGCCGAGGCCCGCGAGTCGTTCTCGGTCCCCGCCTGCGACTCGGACGCCTCGCCCGTCAAGCCCCAGCGCGCGGTGAAGGAGATAGAGCGCGTCGTCGACGAGGACACCATCGTCACCGCCGACTCGGGCAACAACCGCTTCTGGCTCCTGAACTACCTCCAGACCCCGGGCGTCCGGACCTACTTCGGGTCGGGCGGCGTCGGCGGGATGGGGTGGGCGACCCCCGCGGCCGTGAGCGCGGCCATCACCACCGACAAGGACGTCGTCGGCGTCGCGGGCGACGGCGGGTTCGCGATGACGATGACGAGCGTCGAGACCGCGGTCGAGCAGGGGGTCGCGCCCACATTCGTCGTGCTCAACGACACCAGCCTCGGCATGGTCCGCCAGATGCAGGACGGCGAGGGCGACATCGCGGGCGTGGAGTTCCACGATACCGACTTCGTGACAGTCGCGGAGGGCTTCGGCGCTGAGGGTCGGCGCGCGACCACCCCCGACGAACTCCGCGCGGCGCTCGAAGAGGGGACGGACGCCGACGTGCCCACCGTCATCGACGTGCGAATCGACCGCGAGGAGGACATGGCCGAGCAGTTGCAGTCGTCGTTCTACGCCGAGGTCGGCGGGCTACACGAGTAG